Proteins found in one Lepeophtheirus salmonis chromosome 9, UVic_Lsal_1.4, whole genome shotgun sequence genomic segment:
- the ImpL2 gene encoding zwei Ig domain protein zig-4 isoform X1, with protein MQFSFLLCLLAVPTILSFELKRPAYGSPLDKLFSSRFHIGKRSQSRFVSKRGIFDGSSSQGFLKIQKAPPLRLEARQHGKTTLECSASGNPAPRITWFKDGKPLIKEYPAQLTEGDYGEFSIESLSETKSVINLDCISESDAGLYECVAHTDQKEAKVGTEVQVVSFEPNGCVPRNLMNFEASKPIIFQWMETYMQILGLEAHLVCRSEGHETVHWYGPDGEMVDENNKKFVIKANGDLLIKDLNFGDMGMYRCMAKNSIGEDMKETFLYPLAPESSNTA; from the exons ATGCAATTCTCGTTCCTACTCTGCTTGCTAGCCGTGCCAACGATACTTAGTTTTGAGCTAAAGCGTCCAGCATATGGATCACCTCTTGATAAGCTTTTTTCATCTCGCTTTCATATTGGAAAACGAAGTCAAAGTCGGTTCGTGTCCAAAAGAGGTATCTTTGATGGATCTTCATCCCAAGGattcttaaaaattcaaaaagcccCTCCACTACGACTTGAGGCTCGTCAACATGGAAAAACAACACTGGAATGTTCTGCTAGTGGTAATCCTGCACCAAGGATCACATGGTTTAAAGATGGAAAGCCTCTTATTAAAGAA TATCCTGCACAGTTAACGGAGGGAGACTATGGAGAGTTTAGCATCGAATCCCTAAGTGAAACCAAATCCGTCATTAATTTAGATTGTATCTCTGAAAGTGATGCAGGTCTCTACGAATGTGTGGCACACACAGATCAAAAGGAGGCTAAAGTTGGAACCGAAGTTCAAGTCGTTA GTTTTGAACCCAATGGTTGcgttccaagaaatttaatgaattttgaagCATCCAAACCCATAATTTTTCAATGGATGGAGACCTACATGCAAATCCTTGGATTGGAGGCGCACTTAGTATGTCGAAGTGAGGGCCATGAAACTGTACATTGGTATGGTCCTGATGGAGAAATGGTTGACGAGAATAACAAAAAGTTTGTG ATTAAAGCAAACGGAGATTTATTGATAAAGGACTTAAACTTTGGGGATATGGGAATGTATCGGTGTATGGCTAAAAATAGCATTGGCGAAGACATGAAGGAAACATTCCTCTATCCTTTAGCT CCTGAATCATCCAACACCGCATAA
- the ImpL2 gene encoding zwei Ig domain protein zig-4 isoform X2, with translation MQFSFLLCLLAVPTILSFELKRPAYGSPLDKLFSSRFHIGKRSQSRFVSKRGIFDGSSSQGFLKIQKAPPLRLEARQHGKTTLECSASGNPAPRITWFKDGKPLIKELTEGDYGEFSIESLSETKSVINLDCISESDAGLYECVAHTDQKEAKVGTEVQVVSFEPNGCVPRNLMNFEASKPIIFQWMETYMQILGLEAHLVCRSEGHETVHWYGPDGEMVDENNKKFVIKANGDLLIKDLNFGDMGMYRCMAKNSIGEDMKETFLYPLAPESSNTA, from the exons ATGCAATTCTCGTTCCTACTCTGCTTGCTAGCCGTGCCAACGATACTTAGTTTTGAGCTAAAGCGTCCAGCATATGGATCACCTCTTGATAAGCTTTTTTCATCTCGCTTTCATATTGGAAAACGAAGTCAAAGTCGGTTCGTGTCCAAAAGAGGTATCTTTGATGGATCTTCATCCCAAGGattcttaaaaattcaaaaagcccCTCCACTACGACTTGAGGCTCGTCAACATGGAAAAACAACACTGGAATGTTCTGCTAGTGGTAATCCTGCACCAAGGATCACATGGTTTAAAGATGGAAAGCCTCTTATTAAAGAA TTAACGGAGGGAGACTATGGAGAGTTTAGCATCGAATCCCTAAGTGAAACCAAATCCGTCATTAATTTAGATTGTATCTCTGAAAGTGATGCAGGTCTCTACGAATGTGTGGCACACACAGATCAAAAGGAGGCTAAAGTTGGAACCGAAGTTCAAGTCGTTA GTTTTGAACCCAATGGTTGcgttccaagaaatttaatgaattttgaagCATCCAAACCCATAATTTTTCAATGGATGGAGACCTACATGCAAATCCTTGGATTGGAGGCGCACTTAGTATGTCGAAGTGAGGGCCATGAAACTGTACATTGGTATGGTCCTGATGGAGAAATGGTTGACGAGAATAACAAAAAGTTTGTG ATTAAAGCAAACGGAGATTTATTGATAAAGGACTTAAACTTTGGGGATATGGGAATGTATCGGTGTATGGCTAAAAATAGCATTGGCGAAGACATGAAGGAAACATTCCTCTATCCTTTAGCT CCTGAATCATCCAACACCGCATAA